The segment CACAAACCCACATGGACGCCCCAGCGCACTGTTGATCCTCAAGAGCTGTCATACCGAGATGCACGGATGGCGTTTGATAATTGACATAGATGACGCGGTCGGAAAATGAAAGAAAGGCCGACAAGACATCACACGGCAGAGTAGCAGCGAACAAATACAAAGGTATTGACCAACGAGTCCACAGTCGTTCGGCGGGCCATGGCTCGATAACTGGCCACCAAAAGAGGAAGCCCGAGGCAACGAACGTCGCGAGTTCCATAGCATGAACGGCAGGAAACCGCAGTGCCCAAGCGAATGCCATCGGAACGTGCCACCAAATGATCGTTGCCGCAGCACCAGCCCAGCAAAGATAGGGACGCGTTAGGGCGTGCCCGAGACTTTGCAGCCAAATACCCTGGGGCGAGCTTTTCAGACTCCCCCAAATATGGGGAGGCATGATCCTTTGGAAAACCAGCAGAGGGTCGCCGAGGAGGATCAGTGCCGGTCCAACCGTCATCGCCAGAAGGTGTTGCACCATATGGACAGTCAGCAGTTCGACGTGAAGTCTCGAAAGAGGCGATCCCAGAGCAATCCAGAGCGCGGCAACTCCCGCAAGAAACGCACCACATGCTCCTCTCGAAACTCGGCTGTCGCTCTTTCGCAACCTGAACCATAAAACCAGGTATGTCGCGCAGATCACCAGCAGTACAGCATTGAATGTCAAGCCCACTGCGGTGGTCGTTTCGAGATGACTGTGAGCGTTCATTTCGATCAGCGCGTGGCTCCGACAGTAGCGTTGGGCCGTATGTTGGTCGCTGTGGAGCGTGACGCATCTTGCGCCGCCGGTTGACCAGCAGGCCGAAGCGTCTCAAGAAACGCAACCAGTGCGGCAGTTTCCGGCGCGCTGAGATTCTTGCCATAGGCAGGCATATTCCCACCACCTTGAATCACTTGCCGAATCAGCTGGTCGCGAGTAAGGCGAACTGCCACGGCGCTTAGATCGGGTCCCCTCTTTCCTCCGCTATCCCCAAGTGAGTGGCAGTTGTGGCACTGCTTGAGCTGAAAAACCAATGCTCCCTGTCTCTGCAGTGAAGTGCGCTTCTCAAGGAATGGGGAAGGAATAGGGATTCCGCTCCACGCGTCCATACGCGGACTCCACGGTGCGGTCTGTGCCAAGCGAGTAAAGGTGCCAAGAGCAACCGAAACAAGCAGGATGATCAGAACCGCAATTGGTCTTCTCTTCCAGCTCTTCTCTCCCTCGCCGAAGACGAACGGAAGAACCAGCAGGGCACCAATGGCGATGACAGGTCCAATCAGAAGGGCGGGAGTCTCCATCCACGGGGGAAGAAAGGAAAGGACGGCATAAAGCCACAAGAAGAAAAAATCCGGCCGGGGAGCGGTTTGAATGATTCTCGGATCGGGAGGTCCAGAGGGACCGAAGGGACCAAAGTACAACGCACACGCAGCAACAGAAAGCAGAATCAGAGCTGAAAAAAACAGATCTTTCCATACCGCACTGGGTACGAAGGGGACACCATCCTTGTGAGTAAGTTCACGATACTCGGTCAGATAGGTGCTCTTGCGAACAATACGGCCAGGCATCGGCCACTCGTTGATTCCCAATTTCAACACCATCAGGACGTGCAACCCGGCAAAGGCTATCAACAGGCCTGGAATGACGAAAACGTGCAATGCGAAGAATCGCGATAGCGTTGTTCCCGCGATGATGGGACCTCCGAGCATCAGGCTCACGATCGAGCGGCCGACCCAAGGCGCCCTGCTTGCAACTGAAGCCCCAATGCCCAAACCCCAATAGGCGTCTTGATCGAAGCGCAACACCTGGCCCGTGAACGCCATTCCCAGAGTCATCAGCATCAGAAAGACGCCCACGATCCAAGTCAGCTCTCGTGGATACTTGTGTGCGCCGAAGAGAAAAACCTGCACCATGTGAATCAAGACGATTGCGACCATGAAATTTGAGCCCCAACCATGGAGCGCTCGAAGGAACCAACCGAGGGCAATCCCATGATTAAGCGTTTGCAGGCTTGTCCAGGCCTCGCCTGCTGAAGGCACATACACTAGCGCCAGCAGAATGCCTGTTACGACCTGGAGCAGCAGAACCACCATGGCAGCGCTACCGAAAACGTAGAACCAACTTGCCGTATTGCGGGGCACAGGGTGCTCAGCGACTTCGCGGATCGTGGCAGCAATTTGGACTCGTGCATCGAACCACCTTCCCAGTGATCGCATCAAGCGCATGGCTGAATCTCCTTTACCAGGTTGGAAGCCCGGACGCCGGGTGTCGGAAGTTCACGGCCCTGGATGAACAGTTTTCCGTCCTCGACACGATAGGAATACTCGAACAACCCACGTTCGGGAGGGCCCGAGGCGCGGGAACCGTCCTGATAGTAAGCTCCGCCGTGACAAGGGCACATAAAGAGGCCCGATTGCGGGAACCATCGGACCGGGCAGCCAAGGTGGGCGCAATTGATTGCAAAAACTTGGAACTTACTATCATCAAGATTGCGTACCCAACACGGAATCTCCGCGGTCGCGCCGTCCCAGGAATTCACAATCGGATTGCGAAACGTTGCAAGGCGTGTTTCCCCCGCCGGGAATTGCTCTAATTCACCGAGCGAGATCCATTCCGCGTAATCCCCCTTTTTACTCCTGGCAACCGGAGAAAGCAGATATTTGATGATAGGTGCCCCCAACACCGTCGCCACCGCGCCGTTCAGGACAATCCCGATCTTCATCAAGAACTTGCGTCTCGTCACTTCGTTATGAGTGCTCATTTCTCCCCACCGCTTTCGTTTGGACTGACTCCCGCCGACTCATCGGTAAATGAGGATCGTTTAGAAGAGAGCCAGGCAACCACATCGCTGATTTCTTGGTCACTCATCGGCTGACCTACAACATTGCCGCGCCAGTCTGGTGCGCCCAGTTCGGGGCGGCCGACTAAGACCAAGGTTCGAAGCTCCTGATCGTTTATCAGTGAAAGAAAAGAAGGATCTACAATGGAACTCGCTGACTTTCCGCCTGCACCATCCACGCCGTGACAGGATGAACAATACCGCCGAAAGGTAACGAGGCCTCGCGTAGCATCGCCCGTCGTAGATGCGACCCGACTTGGAACAGTAACTCCTTGCAACTGATCAGGACGTGCCCAATGCTGTCGGATACCGCGCACGAGAATTTCAACCTGTTCACGCGTGAGCATCCCGCCAGCACTTTGGCCGAAAGCCGGCATGGCAGTCCCACGAATTCCTTTTTCGATTGCGGTATGAAGAACAAGATCGTCGGCAATCGCCAGGTAGGTAGGATCGTTAATTGCCAATGCCGCGCCACCTTTTCCATCCTGTCCGTGGCATCCGGCACAATTCCGAGTGTAAAGAACCTGAAAGTCTGCAATTCGATCAGGAATCTCCGCTGTCTCTATCGACCGCTTGGGAAACGCGGGAGCATTACAGCCCGAAACTCCAACGAGAGTTACCAGCAACGCCAATCCTTTCCCAATAAGAAATCTCATTCCTTGTCTCCGCTCGCTCGCTGACTTACATAACCCGGGGCTTCTACCCCGGCTCTCAACGCCAGGGGTATTGGTTGCTTGATGCGAATTGTTGAATGACGGAGAACCACGACCCCAGCGGCGATTCCGAACGCAATTTGCGAAGCAATGAACCACATCCAATCGATCTGTTGACTCAGTAACGGGTTGATAAGAGCCAGTACACTGTGGATCAGCCCTGTCCACAGAACGGGCGCCACGAGTCCACCCAAGACGATGGGACGTCGCGGAAACATCGGTAACATGGCTCCATACAAGAGACCTACCAGCAGCGACATTACAAGGTGGATTCCAATTGCGATCAGAAAACTCGTGAGATAGAACTCCCGAAGAGAGAGGGTTGCCAACCGTAAGGACTCTCCATATACCGTGGCCGCAAGCAGGTTGACTGGATACCACACGCTTCCTTGCCGGATCACGCCATACGTGCACGCTAGCACCGCCATCGCTATGGATCCCGCCAACCCGCCTCTCACTCCTGAGGAAACCGGATAAATTTCCAGGGGAAGAACTGCCCGAGCAAGCTCCGGCGCTATTTCCAGTCGGTCCACGATCCGCTTTCTGTCTTGAACCTCGGCGGGACGAACCTCAACCAAGATTTCTTCTTCCCTCTCGCGAGGGAAAACGTCTCGGAACCAGCCGATCGTCGCGATTGCGAAAATGAGGATGCCGAGGGAACTAATCGCAAGGCTGGTGACGAGACCCGTAGCAGTCAGGCTGACCCCGAACGCTAACGTGACTGGCCAAACGGACGGAGCGGGGAGCGCCACAGTCAATCTCGAGTCAGTATGCTTTGTCACTTGCGTCACCCGATCACCCTTCCTCTCTTCCGTTACACGCCCAAGACATAGACCACCGTAAACACAACTAACCAGACCCCATCGACGAAGTGCCAATAGAGCGCGAGAATATCGAGCCGCTCCGCATGCGTCTGGCTGACTGCGGAAGCAAGGCTTGCACAGGCAGTCACGGCGATCACCAGCAAGCCGACGGTCACGTGGAATGCATGAAGCCCGACCAGCGAGAAGTACGTGGTTCCAAACAGATTTGTGCTGATCGTTAAACCTTCGTGCCGAATCAAAATCGTCCATTCATGCACAGTGCCGGCGAGGAATGCCAGACCAAGGATGAGCGTGGCGAACCACCAGACGTTGAACCAAACGGTCCGGGCGCCGGCCAAGGCCTTTACGGCTGCGTGGATTGTGAAGCTACTCACGATCAGACAGGCGCTCATGAAAATCGGGAGATGAAGAACCTCTCGAGGAGTTGGTCCGGAAATGCTCTTACCGGCGTAAAAAAGATACGCAACCACGAAAATCGTGAAAACGGCCGCTTCCGCAGCAATAAAGCAGATCATTCCCACTCGACCGCGGGAGGGGAGTCTCCAGGAAAGAACGAGGTCAACTGTCTCTGTGGTGGTATTACTCATTGCCGTCTCCATGT is part of the Terriglobales bacterium genome and harbors:
- a CDS encoding Rieske 2Fe-2S domain-containing protein gives rise to the protein MSTHNEVTRRKFLMKIGIVLNGAVATVLGAPIIKYLLSPVARSKKGDYAEWISLGELEQFPAGETRLATFRNPIVNSWDGATAEIPCWVRNLDDSKFQVFAINCAHLGCPVRWFPQSGLFMCPCHGGAYYQDGSRASGPPERGLFEYSYRVEDGKLFIQGRELPTPGVRASNLVKEIQPCA
- a CDS encoding cytochrome c oxidase assembly protein, with protein sequence MNAHSHLETTTAVGLTFNAVLLVICATYLVLWFRLRKSDSRVSRGACGAFLAGVAALWIALGSPLSRLHVELLTVHMVQHLLAMTVGPALILLGDPLLVFQRIMPPHIWGSLKSSPQGIWLQSLGHALTRPYLCWAGAAATIIWWHVPMAFAWALRFPAVHAMELATFVASGFLFWWPVIEPWPAERLWTRWSIPLYLFAATLPCDVLSAFLSFSDRVIYVNYQTPSVHLGMTALEDQQCAGASMWVCVTVIMLLPAAFITMKLLSPGSDTFQRGATTRSAYVTEFPQLSANEVDLAALVTRPVDSPVANEAGNSTAGRAEQRGIIRCLEDWQ
- a CDS encoding c-type cytochrome, producing the protein MRFLIGKGLALLVTLVGVSGCNAPAFPKRSIETAEIPDRIADFQVLYTRNCAGCHGQDGKGGAALAINDPTYLAIADDLVLHTAIEKGIRGTAMPAFGQSAGGMLTREQVEILVRGIRQHWARPDQLQGVTVPSRVASTTGDATRGLVTFRRYCSSCHGVDGAGGKSASSIVDPSFLSLINDQELRTLVLVGRPELGAPDWRGNVVGQPMSDQEISDVVAWLSSKRSSFTDESAGVSPNESGGEK
- a CDS encoding cytochrome b N-terminal domain-containing protein, whose amino-acid sequence is MRLMRSLGRWFDARVQIAATIREVAEHPVPRNTASWFYVFGSAAMVVLLLQVVTGILLALVYVPSAGEAWTSLQTLNHGIALGWFLRALHGWGSNFMVAIVLIHMVQVFLFGAHKYPRELTWIVGVFLMLMTLGMAFTGQVLRFDQDAYWGLGIGASVASRAPWVGRSIVSLMLGGPIIAGTTLSRFFALHVFVIPGLLIAFAGLHVLMVLKLGINEWPMPGRIVRKSTYLTEYRELTHKDGVPFVPSAVWKDLFFSALILLSVAACALYFGPFGPSGPPDPRIIQTAPRPDFFFLWLYAVLSFLPPWMETPALLIGPVIAIGALLVLPFVFGEGEKSWKRRPIAVLIILLVSVALGTFTRLAQTAPWSPRMDAWSGIPIPSPFLEKRTSLQRQGALVFQLKQCHNCHSLGDSGGKRGPDLSAVAVRLTRDQLIRQVIQGGGNMPAYGKNLSAPETAALVAFLETLRPAGQPAAQDASRSTATNIRPNATVGATR
- a CDS encoding heme-copper oxidase subunit III, encoding MSNTTTETVDLVLSWRLPSRGRVGMICFIAAEAAVFTIFVVAYLFYAGKSISGPTPREVLHLPIFMSACLIVSSFTIHAAVKALAGARTVWFNVWWFATLILGLAFLAGTVHEWTILIRHEGLTISTNLFGTTYFSLVGLHAFHVTVGLLVIAVTACASLASAVSQTHAERLDILALYWHFVDGVWLVVFTVVYVLGV